A window of Chlorobium phaeobacteroides DSM 266 genomic DNA:
ACGGCTCATGCGGAGATGATCGCTCTGACTTCGGCAATGGCCACACTCAATACAAAGTATCTCGACGATTGTACTATTGCTGTTACGATGGAGCCATGTCCCATGTGTGCCGGAGCTCTGGTTAACGCGAAGATCGGACGGCTGATTTTTGGAGCATATGATCCCAAAATGGGGGCGGCAGGTACGGTGCTCAATATTACCGGATGCAGAGAGCTGAACCATAATCCTGAAGTTTTTGGCGGAATCATGGAGCAGCAGTGCAGCGGCCTTTTACAGGATTTTTTCAGAGAGCTGAGAGGCCGGTCGCGTTAAGGTATTCAGATGCATCGGAGGAACTGTTCGTTTGCTTTTGCCATGTATTCTGCGCATCAATCCCCTTTTTTTTCAGTGGTGATATTTTCTCTGATGATCTGCTTCAGCGAGATGGCAAGGTGCGAGACAATGTCTTGAGCTATTGTGCTTCCTGACGATGGAGACTGAACGGTGTCAAGGCTTTCGATTCCTGCTTTTTTGACGGCATTGCTGATGGTTACCGATAATATCGGGTTGCACTGCCGGACAATCTCTTTCAGCATGAATGAGGCCTCAAACATACTCTGTTGAATGATGACGCTTCGATCCTCTTCCGATATCGTCTGGCAGTGCCTTGTTGCAATGATTCCCGCAAGACAGGTGAGGTAGGTGTTGGTCGATCCGGCCAGAAACAGATTCAGAAAAAAAGGTGTCAGCAGGTTACCTCCCGGAAGCAGTGATGAGAGCGTGTTGCTGAACGAGGACTGAATGATTGGTTTAATATGCGCAGGTATATCCTCTTTTTTGAAGTCTGACAGTGGCAGACATCTGTATACCGAACGAAAGAGTGCTGCAAATTCCATTGGATGGTGTTCACTGTGGTGAATGGTATAGATTTTCCAGACCACCTTGAGCATGTTTATCAGGGATGTTGTCGTTCCGTATGAGGTGTTCTGCGCAAATGCCCCCACAAAAAAATTCCTGGTAGCGATCTGTTTGGTCTGGTGCAGCGAGTCAACTTCGAGCAACTTGAGGTTTGTGCGCAGCCAGCGAAGATCTTTTTCTTTTCTGAGCGGCTCCGGATGCATATGATGCGTCGGGATGTTTTTTGAAAGATACTCGAGGTAGTTCTGAATTTGTTTTGACGTTTCGCTCTCAGGGAGCTCCGGTTTTGATGGGGATGAGAAAAATCGGAACAACGCGAAAATTGCGTAGGCGGGGAGCAAACATCCGAGAATGAGAAACAGGTATTTTACCGAAGGGTGAATGTTGCCGAGAAAAGAGGCAAGGAAAAGAAGCTGATTAACGGTGAAAACCACAACCATGAAAACTCCTGTCACAGCAAGGGGCAGAAGCAGGGCGTATATTTTTTTTTTCATAACGGCAACCCGCATTAAGTGTTTTCAGCCGTTCGAAAGGTGCTGCCTTAAAGCAATGTACACGTTCTTTCCTAAAAAAACATCTATGCGTTTTCTTCGGGCTCTGGAAGACGAATCTGGTGATCTCTGCTGAACTGGTAATCGAGAAAGATGTCTTCTGCCGCAGGGAGCTGCCATGATCCGTCATGAAGGCGGTTCGTGGTCTCCTTGAGGCGGTAAGCCATATGACCGCATGTCCAGCAGTCGTAATTCGCCATTCCGGTACAGAGGCATGTTTTTTCACCGATTGCCAGTTTTTCTCCGGATTTTCTTGACTCAAGAGCTTTCTGATAGGCGTCGATATAACTGCATTTTCCTCCGTTTTCCAGCAGATAGCCAAGCCCCTCACAGTTAGGTCTCATGGTATAGTCGAGAGTTGGAGACTGTATGAGCATGCGCATCGGGTAGCCGGTCGTTGATGCCATATTGACGACAATGTCCTCCTCGGTGGCATTGATGTAGTGCTGCTTGACTTTTGCCGGCAGTCCGGCCTCTTTGGAAATGGTAAAACGGGTTGCAACCTGAACAGCGGAAGCTCCTGCGGCAAGATACTCGGCGGCATCAGTTCCGGTGAAAATGCCACCGGCAGGAATAACGGGAATTGCCAGATTCTCTTGCTTGAGAAACTGGATCACTTCATTAAAAATTGTTTTTAAATCGAAAGTATGCCAGTCATCAGGGCTGAATCCCAGATGCCCGCCAGCCAGAGGTCCTTCAACGATAATATATTCGGGCAACCGCTGAAGACGAACTGCCCGTTTCAGAAAGATCGACAGGGCCCTGACCGACGAGATGATAATCCCGATTTTAACATCGCGGAAGCGGGGATGGTCCTGAATCAGATCAAGAGTTCTCAGATTCAGGCCGGCAGCGAGGGTCAGACCGTCAATTCCGGCATCCATTGCGGCAGCGAGGCGAACTTTCAGGGTTTCCTGCGCATTGTTCATCGTCAGTTTTTCCATGCAGTTCAAAAAAATCGCGCCCTTTCCGGTTTTTTGCGAAACGGTATGCTCGATGTATTTTTTTTGGGCTTCGGCTACTTCTCCAAGGTCAAAAAGGACTTTCGCCTTGTCGGGGTTGTTGATGTTGTCGATGTACCGTTTTCTTTTTGTGCTGACAAAGGATGTTCCAAATAATTGATCACAGACATATCCCGTCTCGGCATCCGAAATATGGCCTATGCCGCCGAGTCTTTCAGCAGCGAGCGCAAGTTCGGTTGTTGATATGTTGACTCCCATGCCTCCGATGACGAGAGGAACGTACTCTTGTTTTCCTAATTGTAACCTGAAGTTGTCTACGATCATTGTTTTTTTGTCCGGTAACAAAGCTTTTATAGCCTGCAGTTATCTCTAACACTCCGAATTGCTGAAAATCCCCTCTGAATGCAATTCGAAAAATTATTTAAGATAGAATATTTCGTTCTATAAATCTACAGGCAATTCCTATAAAAAGAGCTGCTTTCAAAGGGGGAGGTTTGTTCGTACCCACTCTTTTGTGATGCAACTTTTATGAACGTTTGAGAAAAGTTCTTCAGAATATTAAATTACGAGCCAAATAAAAAAGGGAGAGATCCTTCCTGTTATGAAAAATATCCGGAAAAAGGGGGAGTTATGATCAAGCTGGTCTTGTTGCGACATGGGGAAAGTCAGTGGAACAGGGAAAACCGATTTACAGGATGGCATGATATTGATTTGACTGAAAATGGCCGAAACGAGGCTTTTCAGGCTGGTCGACTCATGAAAGAAGCCGGACTGGTTTTCGATATGGCATATACCTCCGTTTTGAAAAGAGCAATCAGGACGCTCTGGAACGCCATGGATTCCATGGACCTCATGTGGATTTCTGTGTTCAAGAGCTGGCGTCTCAACGAACGCCATTATGGTGCTCTTCAGGGGCTCAACAAGTCGGAAACTTCCCGGAAATACGGCGAGGAGCAGGTGCTTGTATGGCGAAGAAGCTATGATACGCCTCCGCCGCTGCTCGAAAAGAGTGACGCTCGTTATCCCGGAACCGATCCGCGTTATGGAGACCTCTCTGAAGCGGAAATCCCTCTAAGCGAATGTCTCAAGGATACCGTTGAGCGTTTTCTTCCGATCTGGCATGAAACCATAGCTCCGCAACTGCGCAAGGGCAAGCGTGTCATTATTGTCGCACACGGCAACTCATTACGTGCTTTAGTGAAATATCTTGATAATATTTCCGAAGAAGATATTGTCGGCTTGAATATCCCGACAGGCATTCCGCTTGTATACGAGCTCGATGATGATCTCAAGCCCTTGAAAAACTATTACCTTGGGGATCAGGAAGCCTTGAAAAAAGCTGTCGATGCCGTTGCCGGACAGTCAAAAGCGTAGTCCCGGATATTTTTGCAACGTATGGATATAATGTAAAAACCTTATATTCTGCACTCTTGATGACGGGACGACCTTTTTTTTGAAACTTTTAGAAAAGATGTGCCTGAAAATATGAACGATAAGCATAACGTGGGACTTTATGACCCTCAGTTTGAGCATGATGCTTGTGGCGTCGGGTTTGTTGCCCACATCAAAGGCATTAAATCTCATGATATTGTCGAGCAGGGGCTTCGAATCAATGAAAACCTGAAGCATCGCGGCGCCTGCGGGTGCGAAAAGAATACTGGCGACGGAGCCGGAATTCTGCTTCAGGTTCCTGACAAGTTTCTTCGACGGGTTTGTGCCGAAAGGAATATTGATCTGCCGCCTGAAAAACAGTATGGTGTAGGAATGGTCTTTCTTCCCCCGGATATTTCTCAGCGGCGCGCAATCGAGGATATCTGTCGTCAGATGATTCAGGCTGAAGGACAAAAGTTTTTAGGGTTCAGAAAAGTCACGACCAACAACGCCACGCTTGGTCAGACCGCCAAATCCCAGGAGCCTGTTGTCAAGCAGCTTTTTGTCGGAAGAAGCAAGGACGTTGAATCCGAACTTGATTTTGAAAGAAAGCTGTATGTCATACGCCGCAGAATTACCAAGCGGGTCAAATATACCGCAGGTCTGCTCGGCAGCAGTTATTTTTATATTTCAAGCCTCTCCTATAGAACAATCGTTTACAAAGGGATGCTGCTTCCCGAACAGGTCGGTGAGTTTTATCCGGAGCTGCACGATCAGGATATGGAGAGTGCAATTGCCATGGTGCATTCACGTTTCAGCACCAATACGTTTCCAAGCTGGGACAGGGCGCATCCATACCGTTTTCTCAGTCACAACGGCGAGATCAATACGCTCAAGGGCAACGTCAACTGGATGAAAGCCAGAGAAAAAAACGTTTCATCCAGAGTATTTGGCGATGCCATCGAGGATATCAAGCCGGTAATCTTGGAGGATGGCAGCGACTCGGCAATTCTTGACAATACGTTCGAGTTTCTTGCGCTTTCCGGTCGTTCACTTGCCCATGCAGCCATGATGATCATTCCCGAGCCATGGTCGGGAAACAAGGCCATGGACCAGAAAAAGCGATCGTTTTATGAGTATCACAGCTGTCTCATGGAGCCATGGGACGGACCGGCATCGGTCACGTTTACCGACGGGATACAGATCGGCGCGGTGCTTGATCGAAACGGGCTGCGTCCGTCACGGTACTACATTACCAGTGACGATCTGGTTATTATGGCTTCGGAAGTCGGTGTGCTTGATATTGCTCCTGAACGAATCCTGAAAAAAGACCGGTTACAGCCCGGCAGAATGTTTCTTGTCGATACAGCCGAAGGCCGGATCATCTCCGACGAGGAGATCAAGCAGACAATAGCTTCGGAGCAGCCTTACGCTGAATGGATCGAGAGGAACATGATCGATCTGGAGACGCTGCCCGACCATCCCCTGATGAAGAATCTGGATGAGGACAAATACAGTCTTACGGCACGTCAGAAGATTTTTGGCTACACGCAGGAAGATATTTCCATGCAGATCATCCCGATGTCGGTCAAAGGTGTCGAACTGGTGGGTTCTATGGGCAATGACACGCCGCTTGCGGTGCTTTCAAATCGGCCAAAACTTCTCTACGATTATTTCAAGCAGCTTTTCGCTCAGGTCACCAACCCGCCGATCGACTCGTTGCGGGAGGAGATCATTACCTCCACAACGGTTATGCTTGGTACCGAAGGAAATTTGCTCGATTCGGAAGAGGTGAATTGTCGCAGGCTTCGCTTGCCCTATCCGCTGCTCTCAAATCCCGATCTCGAAAAGATACGGGGCATTGAAAAGCCGGGTTTCAGGGCGGTTACCTTTCCTATATTCTACGACGTGGCAAACGGCGGGAAGGGCATTGAGTCGGCTATGCAGGACCTCTATCGCCAGTCAGAACAGGCCGTTCACTCCGGGGTCAACATCATCATCCTCTCCGATAAAGGGGAGATGGAAAAAAAACGTGCGCCAATTCCTTCGCTGCTTGCCGTTTCGGGAATGCATAATTTCCTTATCAATGCCGGTCTTCGGACACGGGTAGGTCTTGTACTTGAATCTGCGGAACCTCGTACGGTGCACCATTTTGCCATGCTGATCAGCTACGGTGCCGGCGCAGTAAATCCCTACATGGCATTTGAAACGATCCGTTCACTGATCGCTTCCGGTCATCTCAAACTTGATGAAAAGACAGCCGTCAAGAACTATATCAAAGCTGGCGTCAAAGGTGTGGTGAAAACCATGGCCAAGATGGGTATTTCAACCATCCAGAGTTATCGCGGAGCACAGATTTTTGAAGCTGTCGGTCTCAACAGTCAGCTTGTCGATGCCTATTTCACAAAGACCCCCACAAGAATTGAGGGAATCGGTCTTGATACGGTGGCTGAAGAGGTGCACAAACGCCATCAGACTGTTTTCCCGCCATCAGGGAACAAGGGCGACAGGGGACTTGACGCTGGCGGTGAGAGAAAGTGGCGATACAATGGTGAGTTCCATCTGTTCGGTCCGGAAGCAATCCATTTTCTGCAGCACTCGTGCAGAACCGATGATTACCGACTGTTCAAAAAATATGAGAACCTTATTGATGACCAGAGCGAACATCTCTGCACCATTCGCGGTTTGATGGACATCCGGTTCAGTGAGCATCCCGTTCCGCTTGAAGAGGTCGAGTCTGTCGAAGAGATTCTCAAACGCTTCAAGACAGGAGCAATGTCATACGGCTCCATCAGCAAGGAGGCTCACGAGACCCTTGCCATTGCCATGAACAGGATTGGAGGCAAGAGCAACACCGGTGAAGGAGGCGAAGATCCTGCACGATATGTGCGCGATGCGAATGGAGATTCGAGGATGTCGTCGATCAAGCAGGTTGCATCGGGCCGATTCGGCGTGACCAGCGAATATCTTGCAAGCGCAAGTGAGATTCAGATCAAAATGGCACAGGGCGCCAAGCCGGGTGAAGGCGGTCAGTTGCCGGGCTCGAAAGTCTATCCCTGGGTAGCAAAGGTCCGTCACTCTACCCCCGGGGTAGGACTTATTTCGCCTCCTCCGCATCACGATATTTACTCTATTGAGGATCTTGCGCAGCTCATTCATGATCTGAAAAATGCCAATCGTGAAGCCCGCATCAACGTCAAGCTGGTTTCAACGGTTGGAGTGGGTACTATAGCCGCAGGCGTGGCCAAGGCGCATGCCGATGTCGTGCTTATCAGCGGTCATGACGGCGGAACCGGAGCTTCACCCATATCGAGCATCATGCACGCCGGCATGCCGTGGGAACTCGGTCTTGCTGAAGCGCATCAGACGCTTGTTTTGAACAATCTGCGCAGCAGGATAATCGTTGAGGCCGACGGGCAGTTGAAAACCGCCAGAGATATCGTTATTGCCGCGATGCTCGGCGCAGAAGAGTTCGGTTTTGCAACGACCACACTCGTTGTCATGGGCTGCATCATGATGCGCGCCTGCCAGGACGATTCCTGTCCGGTGGGCGTGGCTACCCAGAATCCGGAACTTCGCAGAAACTTCAAAGGAAAACCTGAACACGTCGTCACCTTTATGCGGTTTCTTGCCGAGGGCGTTCGTGAATATATGGCTCGTCTTGGAGTTCGAAAGCTCAATGATCTTGTCGGTCGTTCAGAACTGCTCGGGATGAAAAAAACCGTTGACCACTGGAAAGCTCAGGGAGTCGATCTTTCAAAGATTCTCTATCACGCGGAAACCGGCGAGCATGAAAGTCGCTACTGCACAGTACCGCAGGAGCACGGGCTTGACGACAGCCTTGACCTGACCACTCTTCTTACCATCTGTGAACCGGCGATAAAAAGGCGGGAGAAGGTTTTCAGTTCGCTGCCGATCAAGAATATCAACAGGGTGGTCGGAACGATTATCGGCTATGAAGTAACAAAAGCGCATGGCAGCGCAGGGCTTCCGGATGATACGATTCATCTGAAGTTTACCGGATCTGCCGGACAGAGTTTCGGGGCTTTTATTCCAAAAGGAATGAAACTCGAACTTGAAGGTGACGCCAATGACTATGTCGGAAAAGGGCTTTCCGGTGGAAAAATAATCGTTTATCCGCCGAAAAACTCGGTTTTTGTACCTGAAGAGAACATCATCATCGGCAATGTCGGCTTTTATGGGGCAACATCCGGAGAGGCATTCATCAGCGGTATGGCAGGAGAGCGTTTCTGTGTCAGAAACAGCGGACTTAAAGCCGTTGTTGAAGCCATAGGCGATCACGGTTGTGAATATATGACGGGAGGTCTGGTTATCATCCTTGGAAAAACCGGACGCAACTTTGCTGCAGGCATGTCCGGCGGTATAGCCTATGTCTATGATGCTGACGGGACATTTCCTGAATTCTGTAATCGCGACATGGTCAGTCTCTCATCAGTGCAGGATGCGGAAGAACTTTCCTCAGTTCATGCAATGATTGAAAAACATGTGGAGTATACCGGGAGCGCTCTCGGGAAATCAATTCTTGCGGCATGGCAGACAACCGGTAACAAGATTGTCAAGGTTATGCCGGATGACTACAAGCGCGCGCTTGATGCCATGAAAGAGGTCAGGGCAGCAGGACTCACTGGTGATGAAGCCGATATGGCCGCTTTTGAAAAGAATGTTCACGACCCTGCGCGTGTTTCAGGGAATTAATTCCGGAAAGGCGTATTCGCCTTGTTCGGTAAAGCTTTAAACGATTGCTATGGGAAAAGTTAAAGGTTTTATGGAGTTTCAGCGGGTAGTTCCCTCTGATAGCAAGCCTCTTGAAAGGTTAAAGGATTGGCAGGAGTTTCATGAGGAAATGCCGGTTTCAGCATTGCGGGAGCAGGGCGCGCGCTGTATGGATTGCGGCACCCCCTATTGTCATACCGGGTTTATGCTGAGCGGTATGGCGAGCGGATGCCCGATACACAATCTCATACCCGAGTGGAACGATTATGTATATAACGGCTTGTGGAAAGACGCCTATGAACGGCTCATGAAAACCAACAATTTCCCTGAATTTACCGGCAGAGTCTGTCCGGCACCTTGTGAAGGTTCCTGTGTGCTCGGCATTATCAAGCCGCCGGTTACTATCAAGAATATCGAGTGTTCGATTATCGAACATGCGTTTGCGGAAGGGTGGGTTGAGCCGAAAATAATCGCTTATAGAACGGGAAAGCGTGTTGCGGTAATCGGATCCGGGCCTGCCGGACTTGCCTGCGCCGATCAGCTCAACAAAGTTGGCCATAGCGTTACCGTATTCGAACGAGACGATCGTATCGGTGGTCTCATGATGTACGGCATTCCTAACATGAAGCTCGATAAGGAGCTGGTTGTTCAGCGTCGCGTCAATATGATGAAGAGTGAAGGCATTGTTTTTATGGAAAGTACCGAGGTGGGTGTTGACTATCCTGCTGACAAACTGCTTGAAGAGTTTGACGCCGTCGTTCTCTGCACCGGAGCAACAAGACCTCGAGATCTTGAGGTGGAAGGACGAGCACTCTCGGGAGTCAATTATGCAATGGATTTCCTTCGTTCGAGTACGAAATCTGTTCTCGCGTCGACACCTCCGGACATTTCTGCTGTCGGAAAGGATGTGATTGTCATCGGTGGCGGTGATACCGGTACGGACTGCGTTGCCTCTTCGTTGCGTCAGGGATGCAGGAGCGTTATGCAGCTTGAGATTATGCCGAAACCTCCGCTTGAGAGGCAGTTGGATAATCCATGGCCGGAGTGGCCGAAAACCTTCAAGGTTGATTACGGCCAGGAGGAAGCTGCTGCTGTGCAGGGTGAGGATCCCCGTAAGTACGCCATGATGACCAAGAAATTTCTTTCAGACGACCAGGGTGAGCTTTGTGCTGTTGAAGTTTCAAGTGTAGAGTGGGTGAACGTTGACGGACGTTTTGTCCCGCAGCCACTTTCAGGCACTGAACAGATTTACCCTGCGCAGCTTGTGCTGCTCGCGATGGGATTTGTTGGCCCTGAAGAGCATCTTCTTCAGGCGATGCAGATTCTTCAGGATGAACGTTCCAACATCAAGGCAGATGAAAAGAGTTATCGTACCAGTCGCGAAAGGATTTTTGCGGCAGGTGATGCCCGTCGCGGCCAGAGTCTTGTTGTCTGGGCAATCAATGAAGGTCGGGGTGCCGCACGTGAATGCGACCGCTTTCTTATGGGCCAGACAAGCTTGCCCTAAACGTTTCACTCTCGGTAAGTGTTATAGAGAAAACAAGTACAGACAGACCGCTCTGAAAATGGTTGATGGTAATGGTTTTTTGCAGCGGTCTGTTACAATATCACAGAGGTCTTCATAAGAT
This region includes:
- the gpmA gene encoding 2,3-diphosphoglycerate-dependent phosphoglycerate mutase yields the protein MIKLVLLRHGESQWNRENRFTGWHDIDLTENGRNEAFQAGRLMKEAGLVFDMAYTSVLKRAIRTLWNAMDSMDLMWISVFKSWRLNERHYGALQGLNKSETSRKYGEEQVLVWRRSYDTPPPLLEKSDARYPGTDPRYGDLSEAEIPLSECLKDTVERFLPIWHETIAPQLRKGKRVIIVAHGNSLRALVKYLDNISEEDIVGLNIPTGIPLVYELDDDLKPLKNYYLGDQEALKKAVDAVAGQSKA
- a CDS encoding nucleoside deaminase — protein: MNFTHYMAIAFKEALKAVEKKEVPVGAVVFDSNGNIVGKGYNQVEELSDATAHAEMIALTSAMATLNTKYLDDCTIAVTMEPCPMCAGALVNAKIGRLIFGAYDPKMGAAGTVLNITGCRELNHNPEVFGGIMEQQCSGLLQDFFRELRGRSR
- a CDS encoding nitronate monooxygenase, whose amino-acid sequence is MIVDNFRLQLGKQEYVPLVIGGMGVNISTTELALAAERLGGIGHISDAETGYVCDQLFGTSFVSTKRKRYIDNINNPDKAKVLFDLGEVAEAQKKYIEHTVSQKTGKGAIFLNCMEKLTMNNAQETLKVRLAAAMDAGIDGLTLAAGLNLRTLDLIQDHPRFRDVKIGIIISSVRALSIFLKRAVRLQRLPEYIIVEGPLAGGHLGFSPDDWHTFDLKTIFNEVIQFLKQENLAIPVIPAGGIFTGTDAAEYLAAGASAVQVATRFTISKEAGLPAKVKQHYINATEEDIVVNMASTTGYPMRMLIQSPTLDYTMRPNCEGLGYLLENGGKCSYIDAYQKALESRKSGEKLAIGEKTCLCTGMANYDCWTCGHMAYRLKETTNRLHDGSWQLPAAEDIFLDYQFSRDHQIRLPEPEENA
- the gltB gene encoding glutamate synthase large subunit, giving the protein MNDKHNVGLYDPQFEHDACGVGFVAHIKGIKSHDIVEQGLRINENLKHRGACGCEKNTGDGAGILLQVPDKFLRRVCAERNIDLPPEKQYGVGMVFLPPDISQRRAIEDICRQMIQAEGQKFLGFRKVTTNNATLGQTAKSQEPVVKQLFVGRSKDVESELDFERKLYVIRRRITKRVKYTAGLLGSSYFYISSLSYRTIVYKGMLLPEQVGEFYPELHDQDMESAIAMVHSRFSTNTFPSWDRAHPYRFLSHNGEINTLKGNVNWMKAREKNVSSRVFGDAIEDIKPVILEDGSDSAILDNTFEFLALSGRSLAHAAMMIIPEPWSGNKAMDQKKRSFYEYHSCLMEPWDGPASVTFTDGIQIGAVLDRNGLRPSRYYITSDDLVIMASEVGVLDIAPERILKKDRLQPGRMFLVDTAEGRIISDEEIKQTIASEQPYAEWIERNMIDLETLPDHPLMKNLDEDKYSLTARQKIFGYTQEDISMQIIPMSVKGVELVGSMGNDTPLAVLSNRPKLLYDYFKQLFAQVTNPPIDSLREEIITSTTVMLGTEGNLLDSEEVNCRRLRLPYPLLSNPDLEKIRGIEKPGFRAVTFPIFYDVANGGKGIESAMQDLYRQSEQAVHSGVNIIILSDKGEMEKKRAPIPSLLAVSGMHNFLINAGLRTRVGLVLESAEPRTVHHFAMLISYGAGAVNPYMAFETIRSLIASGHLKLDEKTAVKNYIKAGVKGVVKTMAKMGISTIQSYRGAQIFEAVGLNSQLVDAYFTKTPTRIEGIGLDTVAEEVHKRHQTVFPPSGNKGDRGLDAGGERKWRYNGEFHLFGPEAIHFLQHSCRTDDYRLFKKYENLIDDQSEHLCTIRGLMDIRFSEHPVPLEEVESVEEILKRFKTGAMSYGSISKEAHETLAIAMNRIGGKSNTGEGGEDPARYVRDANGDSRMSSIKQVASGRFGVTSEYLASASEIQIKMAQGAKPGEGGQLPGSKVYPWVAKVRHSTPGVGLISPPPHHDIYSIEDLAQLIHDLKNANREARINVKLVSTVGVGTIAAGVAKAHADVVLISGHDGGTGASPISSIMHAGMPWELGLAEAHQTLVLNNLRSRIIVEADGQLKTARDIVIAAMLGAEEFGFATTTLVVMGCIMMRACQDDSCPVGVATQNPELRRNFKGKPEHVVTFMRFLAEGVREYMARLGVRKLNDLVGRSELLGMKKTVDHWKAQGVDLSKILYHAETGEHESRYCTVPQEHGLDDSLDLTTLLTICEPAIKRREKVFSSLPIKNINRVVGTIIGYEVTKAHGSAGLPDDTIHLKFTGSAGQSFGAFIPKGMKLELEGDANDYVGKGLSGGKIIVYPPKNSVFVPEENIIIGNVGFYGATSGEAFISGMAGERFCVRNSGLKAVVEAIGDHGCEYMTGGLVIILGKTGRNFAAGMSGGIAYVYDADGTFPEFCNRDMVSLSSVQDAEELSSVHAMIEKHVEYTGSALGKSILAAWQTTGNKIVKVMPDDYKRALDAMKEVRAAGLTGDEADMAAFEKNVHDPARVSGN
- a CDS encoding glutamate synthase subunit beta; amino-acid sequence: MGKVKGFMEFQRVVPSDSKPLERLKDWQEFHEEMPVSALREQGARCMDCGTPYCHTGFMLSGMASGCPIHNLIPEWNDYVYNGLWKDAYERLMKTNNFPEFTGRVCPAPCEGSCVLGIIKPPVTIKNIECSIIEHAFAEGWVEPKIIAYRTGKRVAVIGSGPAGLACADQLNKVGHSVTVFERDDRIGGLMMYGIPNMKLDKELVVQRRVNMMKSEGIVFMESTEVGVDYPADKLLEEFDAVVLCTGATRPRDLEVEGRALSGVNYAMDFLRSSTKSVLASTPPDISAVGKDVIVIGGGDTGTDCVASSLRQGCRSVMQLEIMPKPPLERQLDNPWPEWPKTFKVDYGQEEAAAVQGEDPRKYAMMTKKFLSDDQGELCAVEVSSVEWVNVDGRFVPQPLSGTEQIYPAQLVLLAMGFVGPEEHLLQAMQILQDERSNIKADEKSYRTSRERIFAAGDARRGQSLVVWAINEGRGAARECDRFLMGQTSLP